The Sorangiineae bacterium MSr11367 genome window below encodes:
- the lepB gene encoding signal peptidase I: protein MSLWHRPFRFLRDGVSVLAAAGLVFVTRSSFADHYHVPSGSMEPTIHTGDHILVSKMAYGLRMPLTHVQMVNFHAPARGDVVVLDSPENGTVLLKRVVAIGGDRVAVHDGEVSINGAPQPTHNKDDGELEEWLDGRVHALGSLGGSELPETVVPPGEILVMGDNRGNSHDGRDFGFVSASTVLGRAVAVFARRGVLGWHGL, encoded by the coding sequence ATGAGCCTTTGGCATCGGCCTTTCCGGTTTCTGCGCGACGGTGTCTCGGTGCTGGCCGCGGCGGGCCTGGTCTTCGTGACCCGGTCGTCGTTCGCGGACCACTACCACGTGCCAAGTGGCTCGATGGAGCCCACCATCCACACCGGCGATCACATCCTCGTCTCGAAGATGGCGTACGGCCTGCGCATGCCGCTCACCCACGTGCAAATGGTCAACTTCCACGCGCCAGCTCGAGGCGACGTGGTGGTGCTCGACTCGCCCGAGAACGGCACCGTGCTGCTCAAGCGGGTCGTGGCCATCGGCGGTGACCGCGTGGCGGTGCATGACGGAGAGGTCAGCATCAACGGCGCCCCCCAACCGACGCACAACAAGGACGACGGAGAGCTCGAGGAATGGCTGGACGGCCGCGTCCACGCCCTGGGATCCCTCGGGGGGAGCGAGTTGCCCGAGACCGTGGTTCCGCCCGGCGAGATCCTGGTCATGGGCGACAACCGCGGCAACAGCCACGACGGACGCGATTTCGGCTTCGTCTCCGCCAGCACGGTCCTCGGGCGGGCGGTCGCCGTCTTCGCCCGCCGAGGCGTCCTGGGCTGGCACGGCCTCTAA